The genome window TTAGAGATTCCATTTCGTTAGCTTTTTCTTGCTTTGGgttgaaaaagaaataaagaaggaACAAAAGGTAATCGACTTTTAGTTTTGGTTTGAAGGGAAGTTCTTGAATCGAAGTGAAGCTGATTAGTCCTGGTTGACGAGAAAAAAGAAGGCTTTTTGGTTTGCTATTCGTTGCTTTTTCATACACTCAAGTTGATTGTTCAATGGAGTTGCAATTTGATCGGGTGATTCGTTAACATTACTTCGTTTACATTGTAAATGGCATCATTCAGAAGAAATGTACCTGAGGCGCGGCGGGGTGGAGCTGTGCATATAGTCGAAGAATCAATAGATGCCGATGCCTTCACCAAATTTTCTCATTCGGAGACCTATTTGGCTGCAAGAAGATTgctaaagtcattcttgaattcactgGTGAACAGGATTCAGGATGGTTTCGCTGGTCTTTTGCTGCGACCATCTTCTCGGTTTGTGGACAGGTCCAAGGCAAAGAGGTTACGCTGGAAGAAAGTTCTTTTGCATATCTTCATCTTTTTCATGATTGGGATATTCATCGGTTTCACCCCGTTTCAGTCTGTGGATGTTTCCAAGAATTTTTCTTCTCGACATCAATTGTTCTCCTTTAAAGACGATCTAGCAGCTTTAGATACTCATAGGAAAATCTATATGATGCAAAAGGAGGTTCAGAAAACTGCTAAGgcagaaagaaaaaagaatgagTCACATGATACAATGGATGCATTACCTGCAGCTCTGAGTGTGGAGTTAGAATCTCACAAGCTTCTAATTATTGTTACTCCAACTTATGTTCGGCCATTTCAAGCCTTTCATCTAAACCGCCTGGCGCACACATTAAGAAATGTACCACCTCCTCTGCTCTGGTTAGTCGTGGAGACATTCACAAGGTCTAGTGAAACTGCTAAGATCTTGAGAGGATCTGGGGTCATGTACAGACATCTTGTGTGCAAACAGAATGTCACATATATAAAGGATACTAGTCTGAATATAGCTCTTTCTCACATCGAAGAACACCGTCTTGATGGTATTGTACACTTTGCAGATGATAATGGGATATATTCCATCCATCTCTTTGATCAAATGAGACAAATCAGGTACTTGCTCTTAAATTGCTTATAAATCTGCATCCTTTAATGCTAGTAGAAATGATGAGTTTCTCAAGTTACCaattaatattttctgcagcaagatcatattatatatatatatatactgtgtcTATTTAAGAATTATCAAATTTGAATGAcagcatatccattttgtatgacCGTCACAAG of Musa acuminata AAA Group cultivar baxijiao chromosome BXJ1-7, Cavendish_Baxijiao_AAA, whole genome shotgun sequence contains these proteins:
- the LOC103992795 gene encoding probable beta-1,4-xylosyltransferase IRX9L yields the protein MASFRRNVPEARRGGAVHIVEESIDADAFTKFSHSETYLAARRLLKSFLNSLVNRIQDGFAGLLLRPSSRFVDRSKAKRLRWKKVLLHIFIFFMIGIFIGFTPFQSVDVSKNFSSRHQLFSFKDDLAALDTHRKIYMMQKEVQKTAKAERKKNESHDTMDALPAALSVELESHKLLIIVTPTYVRPFQAFHLNRLAHTLRNVPPPLLWLVVETFTRSSETAKILRGSGVMYRHLVCKQNVTYIKDTSLNIALSHIEEHRLDGIVHFADDNGIYSIHLFDQMRQIRRFGTWPVAIVTGTGKQVSIEGPVCNGSQVIGWHRNLSKISQRLHTTMATFAFNSTVLWEPNRWLRLNPEPRRKHDLIEEDSEETAFIEELFEDESQMEGLANNCSLIMVWHLRVEASEMRYPKGWLMQKNLDVVIPLA